In Elusimicrobiota bacterium, one DNA window encodes the following:
- a CDS encoding tetratricopeptide repeat protein, with the protein MHFPVLGLGFLNWDDNHNLLLNEPFLAGGVGALRWAWTTYYSGLYMPLTWMSFGLDKALWGLVPFGFHLTNWVLHAVNAVLFFSLSLALFRHDPESVPPSPRGAVAAALAALLFSIHPLRVESVAWITERKDVLGGFFFLLSLLLYVHAADPRAGKRARGLRTLSLGSYLFSLLSKPIALGGPLILLALDYFPLQRWTDRRSLPALVREKIPHFALAGAGALLALATGGRPSADTYGWDARLTQSLACLPFYLLKTFWPNSLAPVHEFAWDMNVFSFPAGGYALGGIALMALIFWARARAPGFFVAGIVYLALLAPIAGLLHRGPQWAADRYTYLSCLGWAVLAGGLGARWVFRAPRALSTILVLAAIALLGGLATTTRAYIPCWRDSESLWRRELEIYPWSYLGNYNLGTTLLERDRPADALPFLTASIRLHPEVPDTYNNRGRALLALGRPEDAGTDFSRALALNPAMAEARVNRGQAFMNRRRFAEAALDFAEAARLRPDWTSAWIKLGLARRLAGDLPGAAAAFRRALDLDPQQESVRRWLAELPAS; encoded by the coding sequence GTGCATTTCCCGGTCCTGGGCCTGGGTTTCCTTAACTGGGACGACAACCACAACCTCCTCCTCAACGAGCCGTTTCTGGCGGGGGGTGTTGGGGCCCTCCGATGGGCGTGGACCACCTATTATTCCGGACTCTACATGCCGCTCACCTGGATGAGCTTCGGCCTGGACAAAGCCCTTTGGGGTCTCGTCCCTTTCGGTTTCCATCTGACCAACTGGGTTCTGCACGCCGTCAACGCGGTCCTTTTTTTCTCTCTGTCCTTGGCTTTGTTCCGACACGACCCGGAATCCGTCCCCCCCTCGCCCCGCGGGGCGGTGGCCGCCGCCTTGGCCGCACTCCTCTTTTCCATCCACCCGCTCCGAGTGGAATCCGTGGCCTGGATCACGGAACGAAAGGATGTGCTGGGCGGATTTTTCTTTTTGCTCTCCCTTCTTCTCTATGTTCACGCGGCCGATCCCCGGGCCGGAAAACGGGCGCGGGGTCTTCGAACCTTGTCGTTGGGGTCTTATCTTTTTTCGCTCCTGAGCAAACCCATTGCCCTGGGCGGGCCCTTGATTTTATTGGCGTTGGACTATTTCCCCCTTCAACGGTGGACGGACCGCCGTTCTCTTCCCGCTCTTGTTCGTGAAAAAATTCCCCACTTCGCCTTGGCCGGGGCCGGAGCCCTTCTGGCCCTGGCGACCGGGGGCCGCCCTTCCGCTGACACCTACGGGTGGGACGCCCGGCTCACGCAATCCTTGGCCTGTCTCCCCTTCTACCTGCTGAAGACTTTCTGGCCAAACTCCTTGGCCCCGGTCCATGAATTCGCCTGGGATATGAACGTGTTTTCCTTTCCGGCGGGCGGGTACGCTTTGGGGGGAATCGCTTTGATGGCGCTGATTTTTTGGGCGCGGGCGCGGGCGCCGGGCTTTTTTGTCGCCGGGATCGTGTATCTGGCTCTTCTCGCCCCCATCGCCGGCCTCTTGCATAGGGGACCCCAATGGGCCGCCGATCGGTATACGTATTTATCCTGCCTGGGCTGGGCCGTATTGGCCGGGGGCCTGGGGGCCCGATGGGTCTTCCGGGCGCCCCGGGCACTCTCCACGATCTTGGTCCTGGCCGCCATCGCCTTGCTCGGAGGCTTGGCCACAACCACTCGGGCGTATATCCCGTGCTGGCGCGATTCGGAAAGCCTTTGGCGACGGGAGCTGGAAATCTATCCCTGGTCTTACCTCGGCAACTACAATCTGGGAACGACCCTCTTGGAACGAGATCGTCCCGCCGACGCCCTGCCATTTCTGACCGCTTCCATTCGCCTCCATCCCGAGGTGCCCGACACCTACAACAACCGGGGCCGAGCCTTGCTTGCCCTCGGCCGGCCGGAAGACGCCGGGACGGATTTCAGTCGCGCCCTGGCGTTGAATCCGGCCATGGCCGAAGCCCGGGTCAATCGGGGGCAGGCGTTCATGAACCGGCGGCGGTTCGCCGAGGCCGCCCTGGATTTCGCCGAAGCGGCGCGCCTGCGCCCGGACTGGACGTCGGCCTGGATCAAATTGGGCCTGGCCCGGCGCTTGGCCGGGGATTTGCCCGGGGCCGCCGCGGCTTTTCGCCGGGCGCTGGACCTGGACCCGCAACAGGAATCCGTTCGCCGCTGGCTGGCCGAGCTTCCCGCGTCCTAA
- the ileS gene encoding isoleucine--tRNA ligase, with protein sequence MKADLPLREPATQSHWEKIHLYKKMQDRSTENKSPAFVLHDGPPYANGAIHVGHALNKILKDVIVKYKAMKGFRAPYIPGWDCHGLPIEHQLMKEKGWDKRKVGRLAFRQEATRYAEHWIDLQRRDFKRLGVLADWDHPYKTLAPEYEAAVAETFYKLFEAGGVVQDKKPVHWCPSCETALAEAEIEYENKTSPSIFVKFPITEWPANEDAQSLAKAPGKKPTVLVWTTTPWTLPANVALAFHPDHTYRLWESAKTGERFLVGDPGLAVLEEVLGPGKAVAVEVLGESLEGLVAKNPINNNDSQGVLAKFVSNTDGSGVVHIAPGHGEEDYVVGRSYGLPVLSPVDDAGRFSPDVLPNDLAGKTVWEANPLIIERLTKSLLLLKTAPVAHSYPHCWRCKNPILFRAALQWFLKVTEEFRAQLIESTERVRWIPDYGKERILGMLKSRPDWCLSRQRYWGTPIPMFACVKCNEPLKDKKVFAAVVEAFRQKGGDVWYEKDPAFFGVQGPCAKCGGTAFKKEEDILDVWFDSGVSWAAVINGRPETHGTPRADVMYLEGSDQHRGWFQTSLLPSVRLTGEPPYGQVLTHGFVLDGQGRAMSKSLGNVIAPQTLIEKYGADVLRLWVAVTDYREDVRLSQDILDRVIDTYRKIRNTLRFLLGNLGDFVPAQHAVAFNKMEPLDLAALTGLKKLIDQTTAHYDQSEFHQVAGALADQFCINTLSEYYLDVRKDILYCDLADSPRRRSAQTAFWHIARALAKLLAPILSFTAEETWQTLREQNLLDASDNPESVFLNSFPVGPEISPTPTIAEFLSVRRLINEAVEKARQAGTLKGANDALIVLKIGDAGPDFKKHVKSDAELASVLGVAALRLEKGDGGPTVESVSLAPGAKCPRCWLWRPLGGRGLCERCDAAEPQTAAAPAPR encoded by the coding sequence ATGAAAGCGGACCTCCCCCTCCGGGAACCCGCCACCCAGTCCCATTGGGAGAAAATCCACCTTTACAAAAAGATGCAGGACCGGTCGACGGAGAATAAATCCCCGGCCTTTGTCCTTCACGACGGTCCGCCCTACGCCAACGGCGCCATCCACGTGGGCCACGCGTTGAACAAAATCCTGAAAGACGTCATCGTGAAATACAAGGCGATGAAGGGATTCCGCGCCCCCTACATCCCGGGCTGGGACTGCCACGGCCTGCCCATCGAACACCAGTTGATGAAGGAAAAAGGGTGGGACAAGCGCAAAGTGGGCCGCCTGGCTTTCCGCCAGGAAGCCACGCGTTACGCGGAGCATTGGATCGACCTCCAACGCCGGGACTTTAAGCGCCTGGGGGTTTTGGCCGACTGGGACCATCCCTACAAAACCCTGGCCCCCGAGTACGAAGCGGCCGTGGCCGAAACCTTTTACAAACTCTTTGAGGCGGGCGGCGTCGTCCAGGACAAGAAACCGGTCCACTGGTGCCCCTCCTGCGAAACAGCCCTGGCCGAAGCCGAGATCGAATACGAAAACAAAACGTCCCCCTCGATCTTCGTCAAATTCCCCATCACCGAGTGGCCCGCCAACGAGGACGCCCAGTCCCTGGCCAAGGCCCCCGGCAAAAAGCCCACCGTCCTGGTTTGGACGACAACCCCCTGGACGCTCCCGGCCAACGTGGCCCTGGCCTTCCACCCGGACCACACCTACCGGCTTTGGGAATCGGCCAAAACCGGGGAGCGCTTTTTGGTGGGAGATCCCGGGCTGGCGGTCCTGGAGGAAGTCCTGGGGCCCGGCAAAGCGGTCGCCGTGGAAGTTTTGGGGGAATCCCTGGAAGGCCTGGTGGCCAAAAACCCCATCAACAACAACGACAGCCAGGGCGTGCTGGCCAAATTCGTTTCCAACACCGACGGCTCGGGCGTGGTGCACATCGCCCCGGGCCACGGCGAAGAAGACTACGTCGTGGGTCGGTCCTACGGACTGCCCGTGCTCTCCCCCGTGGACGACGCGGGCCGGTTCTCCCCCGACGTCCTCCCCAACGATTTGGCGGGAAAAACCGTCTGGGAGGCCAACCCCCTCATCATCGAACGGCTGACCAAATCCCTTTTGCTGTTGAAAACCGCCCCGGTGGCCCACAGCTATCCCCACTGCTGGCGGTGCAAAAACCCGATCCTCTTCCGGGCCGCACTCCAGTGGTTCCTCAAAGTCACCGAGGAGTTCCGCGCCCAATTGATTGAGAGCACCGAGCGGGTCCGCTGGATTCCCGATTACGGCAAAGAACGAATTTTGGGCATGTTAAAATCCCGGCCCGACTGGTGCCTCTCCCGCCAGCGCTACTGGGGCACGCCCATCCCCATGTTCGCCTGCGTCAAATGCAACGAGCCCCTTAAAGACAAAAAGGTCTTCGCCGCCGTGGTCGAAGCCTTCCGTCAAAAGGGCGGCGACGTGTGGTACGAAAAAGACCCCGCTTTCTTCGGCGTCCAGGGCCCCTGCGCCAAGTGCGGCGGCACGGCCTTCAAAAAGGAAGAAGACATTTTGGACGTGTGGTTCGACTCCGGCGTGTCCTGGGCCGCGGTGATTAACGGACGCCCCGAAACCCACGGAACTCCCCGCGCCGACGTAATGTATCTCGAGGGCTCCGACCAGCATCGCGGGTGGTTTCAGACCTCGCTTCTCCCGTCGGTGCGCCTCACGGGCGAACCGCCTTACGGCCAGGTGCTGACCCACGGGTTCGTCCTGGACGGCCAGGGGCGGGCCATGTCCAAATCCCTGGGCAACGTCATCGCCCCCCAAACGCTGATTGAAAAATACGGCGCCGACGTGCTCCGCCTCTGGGTGGCCGTCACCGATTACCGGGAGGACGTGCGGCTCTCCCAGGACATCCTGGACCGGGTCATCGACACCTACCGGAAGATCCGAAACACCCTGCGGTTTCTCCTTGGCAACCTCGGCGACTTCGTGCCCGCGCAACACGCCGTGGCGTTCAATAAAATGGAACCTCTGGATTTGGCGGCGCTCACGGGCCTCAAGAAACTGATCGACCAAACCACGGCCCATTACGACCAAAGCGAGTTTCACCAGGTGGCCGGGGCCCTGGCGGACCAATTCTGCATCAACACCCTTTCGGAGTATTATTTGGACGTTAGAAAAGACATCCTTTATTGCGACTTAGCCGACAGTCCCCGTCGACGAAGCGCCCAGACGGCTTTTTGGCACATCGCCCGCGCCCTGGCCAAACTGCTGGCCCCCATCCTGTCCTTCACCGCCGAAGAAACCTGGCAGACCCTCCGGGAGCAAAACCTCCTGGACGCCTCGGACAATCCCGAAAGCGTTTTTCTCAATTCCTTCCCCGTCGGCCCCGAAATCTCCCCGACCCCAACGATCGCCGAATTTCTCTCGGTCCGGCGCTTGATCAATGAAGCGGTGGAAAAAGCCCGTCAAGCGGGGACCCTCAAGGGAGCCAACGACGCCCTGATCGTCTTAAAAATCGGCGACGCCGGCCCCGACTTCAAAAAACACGTCAAATCGGACGCCGAACTGGCCTCCGTCCTCGGCGTGGCCGCCCTCCGACTTGAAAAAGGAGACGGCGGACCCACCGTGGAATCGGTGTCCCTCGCCCCCGGCGCCAAGTGTCCGCGTTGCTGGCTTTGGCGTCCCTTGGGCGGCCGGGGCCTTTGCGAACGCTGCGACGCGGCCGAACCCCAGACCGCGGCCGCCCCCGCCCCCCGATGA
- the lspA gene encoding signal peptidase II: MKKAAALTLGVLVLDQVVKAALRISIPFGHEIPLLPIFSLVHVQNTGAAFGILPQTNALFVGVTLVILAVLVKLGRELASQGPWSRAALPLVWGGALGNLMDRLWQGAVTDFLDFHLGAWHWPAFNVADSAITVGIACLVVQHFVPRSLSQG; the protein is encoded by the coding sequence ATGAAAAAAGCCGCCGCGTTGACCCTTGGTGTCCTGGTGTTGGACCAAGTCGTGAAGGCCGCCCTGCGGATCTCGATTCCCTTTGGGCACGAGATCCCGCTCCTTCCCATTTTCTCCTTGGTGCACGTGCAAAACACCGGCGCGGCCTTCGGCATCCTTCCCCAAACCAACGCCCTTTTCGTCGGGGTGACCCTGGTCATCCTCGCGGTCCTGGTGAAGCTCGGCCGGGAGTTGGCGTCCCAGGGGCCCTGGTCCCGGGCCGCTCTTCCTCTGGTGTGGGGCGGCGCCCTGGGAAATTTAATGGACCGCCTCTGGCAGGGGGCCGTGACCGATTTCCTCGATTTTCACCTGGGGGCCTGGCACTGGCCCGCCTTCAACGTGGCCGACAGCGCCATTACCGTCGGCATCGCCTGCTTGGTCGTCCAGCACTTCGTACCCCGTTCCCTTTCCCAGGGATAA
- a CDS encoding prolipoprotein diacylglyceryl transferase: MHPLLLHWKFLSLHTYGLFAALAVLAGHGFTVAWARGQGRDAAAVSDSLPALVVGGLLGARALYVLVHWGEFAGAPVDVLKIWQGGLMWHGGVIGGVTAAALHFHRRGMPVRAWADLFSPGLALGQALGRVGCFFAGCCYGRTCDLPWAVRFTDSAALAPLGIPLHPSQLYDAGWNVLLFFGLWRLARRPFWNPGRGRLAALYLALAAVGRWAVEATRGDDRGSLWGPITATQALAVFAAVTVGVWLLKRPAS; encoded by the coding sequence TTGCACCCCCTCCTCCTCCACTGGAAATTCTTGAGCCTCCACACCTACGGGCTATTCGCGGCCCTGGCGGTCCTGGCCGGGCACGGCTTCACGGTGGCCTGGGCGCGAGGACAAGGTCGGGACGCCGCGGCGGTGTCCGACAGCCTGCCCGCTCTGGTGGTGGGCGGCCTTTTGGGCGCGCGCGCGCTTTACGTCCTCGTCCATTGGGGCGAATTCGCGGGGGCCCCCGTCGATGTTCTTAAAATTTGGCAGGGCGGCCTCATGTGGCACGGCGGGGTGATCGGCGGCGTGACGGCGGCGGCGCTCCATTTTCATCGACGGGGAATGCCGGTGCGGGCCTGGGCGGATTTGTTTTCCCCCGGCTTGGCCCTGGGCCAGGCCCTGGGCCGCGTGGGCTGTTTCTTCGCCGGGTGCTGTTACGGGCGGACCTGCGATCTTCCCTGGGCCGTACGCTTCACCGATTCCGCGGCTTTGGCCCCCTTGGGCATTCCCCTCCACCCCTCGCAGCTTTACGACGCGGGTTGGAACGTTCTCCTCTTTTTCGGACTTTGGCGCCTGGCCCGCCGGCCCTTTTGGAACCCGGGCCGGGGACGACTGGCCGCCCTGTACCTGGCCCTGGCGGCCGTCGGCCGATGGGCCGTGGAAGCCACCCGGGGGGACGACCGGGGCTCCTTGTGGGGACCCATCACCGCGACCCAGGCCTTGGCGGTTTTTGCGGCCGTGACCGTCGGCGTGTGGCTCCTCAAACGGCCGGCCTCGTGA
- a CDS encoding RluA family pseudouridine synthase produces the protein MTTERRFTYKGAPQRLDVFLAKNLESLSRTQIQRLIKENRIDVDGAPAPARHPLAPGQTIVVRLPEFSSLPPSAADSVPVLFEDDDVIVVNKPVGLVVHPAGPHREDTLIQRLWPKLSVGWGKGLASGDTRPGVVHRLDRGTSGVMVLAKNPAAAESLSKQFADRRVTKIYWAVVEGLPSANEGKVSSPVGRSRKEPHRMSTEVPGRWSETEFTVLRRFAERGPKGSALLEVRPKTGRTHQIRVQLAALGHPLVGDKTYGAAEDGPRPFLHARKLSFFHPRTRKALTFEAPPPADFESYGPVE, from the coding sequence GTGACGACGGAACGCCGTTTTACCTACAAGGGCGCGCCCCAACGGCTGGACGTGTTTCTGGCCAAGAACCTCGAATCCCTTTCCCGCACCCAGATCCAGCGCCTCATTAAGGAAAACCGGATCGACGTGGACGGCGCCCCCGCGCCCGCCCGTCACCCGCTCGCCCCGGGCCAGACCATCGTGGTCCGACTGCCCGAATTTTCCTCCCTGCCCCCCTCGGCCGCCGACAGCGTGCCCGTGCTTTTCGAGGACGACGATGTGATCGTCGTCAACAAACCGGTGGGCTTGGTGGTTCACCCGGCGGGGCCCCACCGGGAGGACACGCTCATTCAACGGCTCTGGCCCAAGCTCTCGGTCGGCTGGGGAAAGGGCCTGGCCTCCGGCGACACGCGCCCCGGCGTTGTCCATCGGCTGGACCGCGGCACCTCGGGCGTCATGGTCCTGGCCAAAAACCCCGCCGCCGCCGAGTCCCTGTCCAAGCAATTCGCGGACCGCCGGGTGACCAAGATTTATTGGGCCGTCGTCGAGGGTCTGCCCTCCGCCAACGAGGGCAAAGTCTCCTCCCCCGTGGGCCGATCCCGGAAGGAACCCCACCGCATGTCCACGGAGGTTCCCGGTCGGTGGTCCGAAACCGAGTTCACGGTGCTTCGGCGTTTTGCCGAGCGCGGCCCCAAGGGATCGGCGCTTCTCGAGGTTCGTCCCAAGACCGGACGCACCCATCAAATTCGCGTGCAACTTGCGGCCCTGGGGCACCCCCTGGTCGGCGACAAAACCTACGGCGCGGCCGAAGACGGCCCCCGCCCCTTTCTCCACGCCCGAAAACTTTCCTTTTTCCATCCCCGGACCCGGAAGGCCCTGACCTTCGAAGCCCCTCCGCCGGCCGATTTCGAATCCTACGGGCCCGTGGAATGA
- the gmk gene encoding guanylate kinase: MIRGLLLVVSAPSGAGKSTLCQALVQRRPDLTLSVSCTTRPPRPTEKNGVDYHFLSETEFEKRVTEGAFLEWARVHGFAYGTPRDRIDQALAAGRDVVLNIDIQGAESVRKTFPLESVRVFITPPSWKELEGRLRGRNQDSDEVIQRRLANARAELAHASRYDYWVINDDLENALEELDVILRAEHRRVPRLSEELSALEHWGLAKSARN, translated from the coding sequence ATGATCCGAGGCCTTCTCCTTGTCGTGTCGGCGCCCTCGGGCGCCGGAAAATCCACTCTTTGCCAGGCCCTGGTGCAACGCCGACCGGACCTGACGTTGTCGGTGTCCTGCACCACCCGGCCCCCGCGGCCGACGGAAAAAAACGGGGTCGATTACCACTTTTTGTCCGAAACGGAATTTGAAAAACGGGTGACCGAGGGCGCCTTTTTGGAATGGGCCCGGGTCCACGGGTTCGCTTACGGCACCCCCCGGGACCGGATCGACCAGGCCCTGGCCGCGGGCCGGGACGTGGTGCTCAACATCGACATTCAGGGCGCGGAATCGGTGCGGAAGACCTTTCCCTTGGAGAGCGTGCGCGTTTTCATCACGCCGCCCTCCTGGAAAGAATTGGAAGGGCGCCTTCGGGGGCGCAACCAGGATTCGGACGAGGTCATTCAGCGCCGCCTTGCCAACGCCCGGGCGGAACTGGCCCACGCCTCCCGCTACGATTACTGGGTCATCAACGACGATTTGGAAAACGCGCTGGAGGAGTTGGACGTGATCCTCCGGGCCGAACACCGCCGGGTGCCGCGTCTGTCGGAAGAACTCTCCGCGTTGGAGCATTGGGGCCTCGCCAAGAGCGCCCGGAACTGA
- a CDS encoding uracil-DNA glycosylase: MTDDARGDLARVARELKRHLKAQPAAALRSRKKTAPRAKLATTTPAAATPPSKIPVSPAAEVASWDWLSDPIPAEQKLQKLRDLIGDCRRCPLGAPRIQLAFGVGNPEARVLFIGEGPGYAEDRKGEPFVGPAGQLLDKILAATDLSRHAVTPAWKWIYIANMVKCHPMIDPTDNTKRGNDRPPTPEEMAVCSPFLMAQIRIVRPLFIVALGATAGKALLRTEEGISKFRGRWFDYSPEGDPALRIRLLPTYHPAALLRNPGLKKDVWEDMKNLKAELEKASAK, from the coding sequence GTGACCGACGACGCCCGAGGGGACCTGGCCCGGGTGGCCCGGGAATTGAAGCGCCATTTAAAGGCACAACCCGCCGCCGCCCTGCGGTCGCGGAAGAAAACCGCGCCGCGCGCAAAACTCGCCACGACGACCCCGGCGGCGGCGACGCCCCCTTCCAAGATTCCGGTCTCTCCGGCCGCCGAAGTGGCGTCCTGGGACTGGCTGTCGGATCCGATTCCGGCGGAACAAAAACTTCAAAAGTTGCGGGATTTGATCGGCGACTGCCGACGATGCCCCTTGGGAGCGCCGCGCATTCAATTGGCCTTCGGCGTGGGGAACCCCGAGGCCCGGGTGCTCTTCATCGGCGAAGGCCCCGGCTACGCCGAAGACCGGAAGGGCGAGCCCTTCGTGGGCCCGGCGGGACAATTGCTGGACAAGATTTTGGCCGCCACCGATCTTTCCCGCCACGCCGTGACGCCCGCCTGGAAATGGATTTACATCGCCAACATGGTCAAGTGCCACCCCATGATCGACCCCACGGACAACACGAAACGCGGGAACGACCGGCCGCCGACGCCGGAGGAGATGGCCGTGTGTTCGCCTTTTCTCATGGCCCAGATCCGGATCGTCCGGCCGTTGTTCATCGTCGCCCTGGGCGCCACCGCCGGGAAAGCCCTCCTTCGCACCGAGGAGGGAATTTCCAAATTCCGCGGCCGGTGGTTCGATTATTCCCCCGAGGGCGATCCCGCCCTTCGGATCCGCCTGCTTCCGACCTACCACCCCGCCGCGCTTCTCCGGAACCCCGGTCTCAAGAAAGACGTTTGGGAGGACATGAAAAACCTCAAGGCCGAGCTGGAAAAAGCCTCGGCCAAGTAA
- the priA gene encoding primosomal protein N', with translation MAEPFLAEVVFSLPLRRAFDYRVPPALDSAIRPGHRVWAPFGARGRKMGIVVRRHPAESAARTLDSLKTIDALVESDVALPEREIALARWMADRYWCSLGEAAFTVSALGRKLPPKRPVPPRTPEARERPAPFAPTPDQQGAVDVLLPAVRAGGFRPFLIHGVAAAGKTEVYRRAIEATLDGGRGAILLVPEIGLTPQMEDLFRRWFGAALEVWHSHIADGDRWRIWRRARSGECRLVVGPRSALFVPVTPLGLIVVDEEHDASYKQDSAPHYHARDAAWEKARLHGAALLLGSATPSLETLQAAREGRVESLALPRRVDDRPFPTVRIVDTRKAGWYISDELVNAVRDRLAKKEQSLLFLNRRGYATRLRCRACEWESRCPRCAVSLVLHRDPPADALRCHLCEHTEPPPDRCPQCRGEMIKATGRGTQKVLKDLATLFPAARLLRWDRDAMSRRGSQTRAYESVRAGEVDIVVGTQMVAQGHDFPRLTLVGVLDADSALRLPDFRAAERTFQLITQVAGRAGRADRPGEVIVQTRHPDHYALRSVQSRDQASFVEEELNFRREAGYPPFTRLAVFRVRAARADRAESAAEALTRTLESPALPDGAALLGPAPAFHERREDEAQWQVLLKAPPALFPEILQRLENFETPTGVNLSVNVDPEDLD, from the coding sequence ATGGCCGAACCGTTTTTGGCGGAGGTCGTTTTTTCCCTGCCGCTTCGGCGGGCCTTCGACTACCGGGTTCCCCCGGCCCTGGACTCGGCGATTCGCCCCGGCCACCGGGTGTGGGCGCCCTTCGGGGCCCGGGGCCGGAAAATGGGAATCGTTGTTCGCCGCCATCCCGCCGAGAGCGCCGCCCGGACGTTGGACTCCCTCAAAACCATCGATGCCCTGGTCGAAAGCGACGTGGCCCTCCCGGAGCGGGAGATCGCCCTGGCCCGTTGGATGGCCGATCGCTACTGGTGCTCCCTGGGCGAAGCCGCGTTCACCGTCTCGGCCCTGGGACGAAAACTTCCCCCCAAGCGCCCCGTTCCGCCCCGGACCCCCGAAGCCCGGGAGCGCCCCGCCCCGTTCGCCCCCACGCCGGACCAACAAGGCGCCGTCGACGTCCTGCTTCCCGCCGTGCGGGCCGGGGGCTTTCGCCCCTTCCTGATCCACGGCGTGGCGGCCGCCGGAAAAACCGAGGTTTACCGCCGGGCCATTGAAGCGACCTTGGACGGGGGCCGGGGGGCCATCCTTCTCGTTCCGGAAATCGGGTTGACGCCCCAGATGGAGGACTTGTTCCGTCGCTGGTTCGGCGCCGCCCTGGAGGTGTGGCACAGCCACATCGCCGACGGCGATCGCTGGCGGATCTGGCGCCGGGCCCGGTCCGGGGAGTGCCGCCTCGTGGTCGGTCCCCGCTCCGCGCTCTTCGTTCCCGTCACGCCCCTGGGACTGATCGTCGTGGACGAGGAACACGACGCCTCCTACAAACAAGACAGCGCCCCCCATTATCACGCCCGGGACGCCGCCTGGGAAAAGGCCCGGTTGCACGGGGCGGCGCTCCTGCTGGGGAGCGCCACGCCGTCTTTGGAAACGCTCCAGGCCGCCCGCGAAGGCCGCGTGGAATCCCTGGCCCTGCCGCGGCGGGTCGACGACCGGCCCTTTCCGACCGTCCGCATCGTCGACACGCGAAAGGCGGGGTGGTATATCTCCGACGAACTGGTGAACGCGGTCCGGGACCGTCTGGCCAAAAAAGAACAGTCGCTCCTTTTTCTCAACCGGCGGGGCTACGCCACCCGCCTGCGGTGCCGGGCCTGCGAATGGGAAAGTCGGTGCCCCCGGTGCGCCGTGAGCCTCGTGCTGCACCGGGACCCGCCCGCCGACGCCCTCCGCTGCCACCTGTGCGAACACACGGAGCCCCCGCCGGACCGCTGCCCCCAATGCCGGGGCGAAATGATCAAAGCCACCGGCCGGGGCACCCAAAAAGTGTTGAAGGATTTGGCCACGCTTTTCCCCGCGGCGCGGCTCCTCCGATGGGACCGGGACGCCATGTCCCGCCGCGGGTCCCAAACCCGGGCCTACGAATCCGTCCGGGCGGGCGAGGTGGACATCGTCGTCGGGACTCAAATGGTGGCCCAGGGCCACGATTTTCCGCGGTTGACCCTGGTCGGGGTTCTGGACGCCGACAGCGCGCTCCGCCTGCCGGACTTCCGCGCCGCGGAACGAACCTTTCAATTGATCACCCAGGTGGCCGGGCGGGCCGGGCGGGCCGACCGTCCGGGGGAAGTGATCGTTCAAACCCGGCACCCCGACCATTACGCCCTGCGGTCGGTCCAATCCCGGGATCAGGCGTCCTTCGTGGAAGAAGAATTAAATTTTCGACGGGAAGCGGGCTATCCCCCCTTCACGCGGCTCGCCGTTTTCCGCGTGCGCGCCGCCCGGGCGGATCGGGCGGAGTCCGCCGCCGAGGCCTTGACCCGAACCCTGGAGTCCCCCGCCCTTCCCGACGGCGCGGCGCTTCTGGGGCCCGCCCCCGCTTTTCACGAACGGCGGGAAGACGAAGCCCAGTGGCAGGTCCTGCTCAAGGCGCCGCCGGCCCTATTCCCGGAAATTCTTCAGCGCCTGGAAAATTTTGAAACGCCCACGGGCGTGAATCTTTCCGTCAACGTGGACCCCGAGGACTTGGACTGA